Proteins from a single region of Pseudomonas quebecensis:
- a CDS encoding DUF6957 family protein, translated as MASVQEPDFMKGSRTPLEGLEGTSEARALAVERFPKKPYCLVRDWTIFRIEVTRDELFKCHAAGQLPMILFAHNVAEDSQGRFERGDWVRSSMCTGFHDGVAFETRNSVYVLIGPGHEQLASLKDVFSLF; from the coding sequence ATGGCTAGCGTCCAAGAGCCCGACTTTATGAAAGGGTCAAGAACGCCCCTTGAAGGCCTGGAGGGTACTTCTGAAGCTCGAGCTTTAGCAGTTGAACGATTCCCTAAAAAGCCTTACTGCCTAGTTCGCGACTGGACAATATTTCGCATTGAAGTCACTCGCGACGAACTCTTCAAATGCCATGCAGCTGGCCAGCTCCCGATGATCCTGTTTGCTCACAACGTGGCCGAGGACAGCCAAGGCCGTTTCGAACGGGGCGACTGGGTTCGTTCAAGCATGTGTACCGGATTCCACGACGGTGTTGCGTTCGAAACCAGGAACTCTGTTTACGTGTTGATTGGCCCTGGTCATGAACAGCTCGCAAGCCTGAAAGACGTTTTCTCCCTCTTCTAA
- a CDS encoding helix-turn-helix domain-containing protein, which yields MEAAEALAVVVRALRRRKGFAQENLITIDRSYWGRIERGEVNITIDVLIRLAALMEVEPASLVLMATSLQSNEPFGEGLKRVSKQMNRIRKESVDQEMESMARAGKLPPGRPVRSDAARKAAEANRLSSAGVSVSEIAERLELSRSTVRRYLKTITSNQTDSV from the coding sequence ATGGAGGCCGCAGAAGCCCTTGCTGTAGTAGTACGAGCACTGCGTAGAAGAAAGGGTTTTGCGCAGGAAAACCTGATCACAATTGACCGTTCCTACTGGGGCCGGATAGAGCGTGGTGAAGTTAACATCACGATTGATGTGCTCATTCGTCTTGCAGCGCTAATGGAAGTTGAGCCGGCCTCACTCGTTCTCATGGCGACGTCGCTGCAATCTAATGAGCCGTTCGGGGAGGGCCTCAAACGCGTTTCCAAACAGATGAACAGAATTAGAAAAGAAAGTGTTGATCAGGAAATGGAGTCAATGGCACGAGCCGGAAAACTACCGCCTGGTCGACCCGTCCGATCCGATGCGGCGCGAAAGGCAGCGGAAGCTAATCGTTTGAGCAGCGCGGGCGTGTCTGTGTCAGAAATCGCAGAGAGACTGGAGCTGTCGAGATCGACTGTGCGCAGATATCTGAAAACAATCACGTCCAATCAAACTGATTCCGTATGA
- a CDS encoding 3'-5' exoribonuclease — protein MRVFLDCEFTKLSAAAKLISLALVAEDGREFYVELLDAWKEEDCSDFVKEIVLPQLWGGGNAQPITGARTALLDFLASFDEVLEIVTDAPQYDWELFCELAYDDGKWPRNVRNYPSDATTLDASSDGDPLPHHALLDARIIASMFTKSNPGKGLP, from the coding sequence GTGAGGGTCTTTCTTGATTGCGAGTTTACCAAGCTCTCAGCGGCTGCGAAGCTGATATCACTCGCATTGGTGGCTGAGGATGGGCGCGAATTCTACGTGGAATTGCTCGATGCTTGGAAAGAAGAAGACTGCAGTGATTTCGTAAAGGAAATCGTGCTTCCGCAGCTGTGGGGAGGCGGCAATGCGCAACCCATTACTGGGGCAAGAACTGCATTGCTCGATTTCCTAGCCTCGTTCGACGAAGTCCTGGAGATTGTCACAGACGCTCCACAGTACGACTGGGAGCTTTTCTGCGAACTCGCATATGACGATGGTAAATGGCCAAGGAACGTCCGGAATTACCCCTCCGACGCAACCACTTTAGATGCCTCAAGTGACGGGGATCCGCTTCCGCATCACGCTCTCCTTGATGCCCGTATCATCGCTAGCATGTTCACCAAAAGCAATCCAGGGAAAGGGTTACCCTGA
- a CDS encoding aldo/keto reductase — protein sequence MHKRTLGNSSLEVSALGLGCMGLSHGYGPATDTQQAISLIRSAVDLGVTFFDTAEFYGPYLNEQVVGEALAPVRDQIVIATKFGFAVGADNTKQTLDSRPERIRLAVEGSLRRLKTDYIDLLYQHRVDPNVPIEDVAGVVKDLIGEGKVKHFGLSEASAQTIRRAHAVQPVTALQSEYSLWWREPEKEILPTLWELGIGFVPFSPLGKGFLTGTVSAEATYGSDDFRSIVPRFSQSALQANQGLVVLIRQIAAHKQATPAQIALAWLLAQAPWIVPIPGTTKLHRLEENLGGADITLDAGDLKAIDVALAQIRIEGERYPESLKERVGR from the coding sequence ATGCACAAGCGCACGCTCGGAAACAGTTCACTTGAAGTGTCAGCTTTGGGCTTAGGCTGCATGGGCTTGAGCCATGGCTACGGCCCCGCTACGGACACCCAGCAAGCTATCTCATTGATTCGCTCGGCAGTTGATCTAGGTGTCACGTTCTTCGATACCGCCGAGTTCTACGGCCCCTATCTCAATGAGCAAGTTGTCGGCGAAGCGCTGGCGCCAGTTCGCGATCAGATCGTAATCGCCACAAAATTCGGCTTCGCCGTCGGCGCCGACAATACAAAGCAGACTTTGGACAGCCGGCCCGAACGTATTCGACTCGCCGTCGAGGGTTCGTTGCGTCGATTGAAAACCGATTATATCGATTTGCTGTATCAGCATCGGGTTGACCCAAACGTGCCCATCGAGGATGTAGCCGGTGTAGTAAAAGATCTAATTGGTGAAGGCAAGGTCAAGCACTTCGGTCTGTCGGAGGCTAGTGCGCAAACTATTCGCCGCGCCCATGCGGTACAACCGGTCACAGCGCTGCAGAGTGAATATTCCTTATGGTGGCGCGAGCCTGAGAAGGAGATTTTGCCGACACTTTGGGAGTTGGGTATTGGCTTCGTGCCGTTCAGCCCGCTAGGTAAGGGTTTTCTCACCGGCACCGTATCGGCAGAGGCCACTTACGGCAGTGACGATTTCCGCAGCATCGTCCCGCGTTTCAGCCAGTCGGCGCTGCAAGCCAACCAAGGGCTGGTGGTGTTGATCCGGCAGATCGCCGCGCACAAACAAGCCACCCCGGCGCAGATCGCGCTGGCCTGGCTACTGGCGCAGGCGCCTTGGATTGTGCCGATTCCGGGAACGACCAAACTGCATCGCCTTGAAGAAAACCTCGGCGGCGCGGACATCACGCTCGATGCGGGCGACCTCAAAGCGATTGATGTTGCATTGGCGCAGATCCGCATCGAAGGCGAGCGTTATCCCGAATCACTCAAGGAACGCGTCGGGCGATGA
- a CDS encoding flavodoxin, with protein MSNDHDPLRRTVIAALASAPLLSLADTQTTSEAPRSGSRILVAYFSRSGNTRVVAGLIQRGLGADLFEIRPAHAYPEDYLQTVEQARQERDEGFEPELQGKVRALNEYDTIYLGFPIWGETAPPIIRAFLSAHDLTGKILIPFNTHGGYGLGNSRSVLIKHAPKAKVLDGFVMEGEQERKTMERVNGWLSDHPITG; from the coding sequence ATGAGCAACGATCACGACCCGCTGCGGCGTACGGTCATCGCCGCACTTGCGAGCGCGCCACTACTGTCGCTTGCTGACACGCAAACCACCAGTGAAGCACCGCGTTCAGGCTCTCGAATTCTGGTGGCGTACTTTTCTCGCTCAGGCAATACACGCGTGGTCGCCGGGCTGATTCAACGCGGCCTTGGTGCCGACCTCTTCGAGATTCGCCCGGCCCACGCATATCCCGAGGATTATCTGCAAACCGTGGAACAGGCGCGTCAGGAGCGTGACGAAGGCTTCGAACCCGAGCTGCAAGGCAAGGTTCGCGCCCTCAACGAGTACGACACGATTTATCTCGGCTTTCCGATCTGGGGTGAAACTGCGCCGCCAATCATCCGTGCTTTTTTGAGTGCTCACGACCTGACCGGCAAAATCCTCATTCCCTTCAACACCCACGGCGGTTATGGCTTGGGCAACAGCCGCAGCGTTCTCATAAAACATGCACCGAAAGCAAAAGTGCTGGACGGCTTTGTGATGGAGGGGGAGCAGGAGCGCAAGACCATGGAGCGCGTGAACGGTTGGCTGAGCGATCACCCCATCACGGGTTAA
- a CDS encoding aldo/keto reductase encodes MKIRTLGNGLEVSALGLGCMSMTSAYGPPADKATMIKLIRSAHEQGVTLFDTAEAYGPFANEELLGEALQPIREKVVIATKFGFDIDLITGARGGGTNSRPEHIRAVAEASLKRLRTDCIDLFYQHRVDPQVPIEDVAGAVKDLIAEGKVKHFGLSEAGVQTIRRAHAVQPVTAVQSEYSLFWRGPEQELLGTLEELGIGFVPFSPLGAGFLTGQIDQNTQFDASDFRNFVPRFSPEARKANLALVDVVKAVAQRKNATPAQVALAWLLAQKPWIVPIPGTTKQHRLEENLGAVELQLTNDDLRVINQQMAQIQVHGERLPESALKMTGL; translated from the coding sequence ATGAAAATCCGCACGCTGGGCAACGGCCTTGAAGTTTCCGCACTCGGCCTAGGCTGCATGAGCATGACCTCGGCCTACGGGCCACCAGCCGACAAAGCCACCATGATCAAGCTGATTCGTTCGGCGCACGAGCAAGGCGTCACGCTATTCGACACCGCTGAGGCGTATGGCCCTTTCGCCAATGAAGAGCTGCTGGGTGAAGCCTTACAGCCGATCCGCGAGAAAGTGGTGATCGCCACAAAGTTCGGCTTCGATATTGACTTGATCACTGGCGCACGTGGCGGCGGCACCAACAGCCGCCCGGAACACATACGCGCTGTGGCAGAGGCATCGTTGAAGCGTTTACGTACTGACTGCATCGACCTGTTTTATCAGCACCGCGTTGATCCGCAGGTGCCGATTGAAGACGTGGCCGGCGCCGTTAAGGATTTGATAGCCGAGGGAAAGGTCAAGCATTTCGGTCTATCCGAGGCGGGCGTGCAAACTATTCGCCGGGCACATGCGGTGCAGCCAGTGACGGCGGTGCAAAGCGAATATTCGCTGTTCTGGCGTGGCCCGGAACAGGAGCTCCTTGGCACACTGGAGGAACTGGGTATTGGCTTCGTTCCGTTCAGTCCACTTGGCGCAGGCTTCCTCACGGGGCAGATCGATCAGAACACCCAATTTGACGCGAGTGACTTCCGCAATTTTGTCCCCCGTTTTTCTCCTGAGGCGCGTAAGGCCAACCTGGCTTTGGTCGATGTAGTGAAAGCCGTCGCGCAACGCAAAAATGCCACGCCGGCGCAAGTGGCACTCGCATGGTTGTTGGCGCAAAAACCGTGGATTGTGCCGATCCCTGGCACAACCAAACAACATCGGCTGGAAGAGAATCTTGGCGCGGTTGAACTGCAACTGACGAATGACGATCTGCGCGTGATCAACCAGCAGATGGCCCAAATTCAAGTGCACGGTGAACGCTTGCCGGAGTCGGCGCTGAAGATGACCGGACTCTGA
- a CDS encoding (R)-mandelonitrile lyase → MNRLIAPLVALSLMTGEAQAASEIRVTPNGSQPSIQGAAQNFTGTVRVDGLFKGELPARIGGGTVTFEPGARTAWHTHPLGQTLIVTAGVGYVQQEGGARQEIRPGDSVWIPPNTRHWHGATASNGMTHIAIAEAEDGKTVTWAEQVSEAQYAGK, encoded by the coding sequence ATGAACCGATTGATCGCACCACTTGTTGCTTTATCACTCATGACCGGAGAAGCCCAAGCCGCCAGCGAAATCCGCGTAACACCGAATGGCTCACAGCCCTCGATCCAGGGGGCGGCGCAAAACTTTACCGGCACGGTGCGCGTGGATGGTCTGTTCAAGGGAGAACTGCCAGCACGCATCGGCGGCGGCACGGTAACCTTCGAACCCGGCGCTCGAACTGCGTGGCACACCCATCCGCTGGGGCAAACGCTGATCGTCACTGCCGGCGTCGGCTATGTGCAACAAGAGGGTGGCGCGCGTCAGGAGATCCGTCCGGGCGACAGTGTCTGGATTCCACCGAACACCCGTCACTGGCATGGCGCCACGGCCAGCAACGGCATGACCCACATCGCCATCGCTGAAGCCGAGGACGGCAAGACCGTCACCTGGGCGGAGCAGGTCTCTGAGGCGCAATACGCTGGTAAATGA